One Luteibacter sp. 9135 DNA segment encodes these proteins:
- a CDS encoding GH92 family glycosyl hydrolase, with protein sequence MPPLVLALALSPVVVAATSRPADLVNPLIGTTNGGNVFPGAVVPFGMVQFSPEASPLPGKKAPIAAPGGYEYRAGSIRGFSLTNVEGWGCAGGSGDVPLMPITTEVTTSPSADYRTAYASTFSHAKEVAKAGHYRVALDNGVTADLTAALHSGAARFAYPAGKPVNLLVRASDSEVGSEKASVVVDKANRRVTVEVTSGNFCGYINEADRRSYYTVHVVAEFDQPFAATGTWTDGTVTRGGTKAAGGTGYGEGFPDAGHGSGAWLGFAAGTREVNVRVGVSYVSAANAKANLDAENPAGTAFEALRDKAVQAWNTRLSQIAIEGGTTDQRTVFYTALYHALMTPNVFSDVNGEYRGFDQQVHTVTGKQKAQYANFSGWDVYRSQLPLVAWLDPGIASDIAQSLYNQARQNHGVWDRWTHNNGGTHVMNGDPSAAALAGMYAFGARDFDAAGALASLVHAADHPTALDTSHDGCEVECVGQRPGLDAWLKLHYIPVGAPAWGPAADTLETVAAEFGIGTLAGRLGDAATAQRFMARAQYWRNLFDPKATPEGGYIRNRNADGSWALVKDDDAQPPHAFTPSTEDGFVEGSAAQYVWMVPFNVAGLFDAMGGRDKARARLDAFFYQPDGAFAVTKSGPLHAELDNEPSIGTPWLYNFAGQPWKTQELVRRVLDTLWLNEPKGIPGNDDLGQMSSWYVFAALGVYPSIPGRAEMVVGSPLFTRATIHRAAGNIVIEAPDAGPGKPYVTALRVDGKASLRAWLPESFALKGGTLRFDLSATPDKAWATRPEDAPPSFDAPR encoded by the coding sequence ATGCCCCCGCTCGTCCTTGCCCTCGCCCTGTCGCCCGTGGTGGTTGCCGCGACCTCCAGGCCCGCCGACCTGGTCAATCCGCTGATCGGCACCACCAACGGTGGCAACGTGTTCCCGGGGGCGGTAGTGCCTTTCGGAATGGTGCAGTTCAGCCCCGAGGCCTCGCCGTTGCCGGGCAAGAAGGCGCCCATTGCTGCGCCCGGCGGCTACGAGTACCGCGCCGGGTCGATCCGCGGCTTCAGCCTGACCAACGTCGAAGGCTGGGGGTGCGCGGGCGGCTCGGGCGATGTACCGCTCATGCCGATCACCACGGAGGTAACGACCTCGCCCTCGGCCGACTACCGCACCGCGTACGCATCCACGTTCAGCCACGCGAAGGAGGTGGCCAAGGCGGGCCATTACCGGGTGGCGCTGGACAACGGCGTCACCGCCGACTTGACCGCCGCCCTGCACTCGGGCGCCGCGCGCTTCGCCTACCCCGCCGGCAAGCCGGTCAACCTCCTGGTGCGCGCGTCCGATTCCGAAGTGGGCTCGGAGAAGGCCAGCGTGGTGGTCGACAAGGCGAACCGGCGGGTCACCGTCGAGGTCACCAGCGGCAACTTCTGCGGCTATATCAACGAGGCCGACCGGCGCAGCTATTACACCGTGCATGTGGTGGCCGAGTTCGACCAGCCATTCGCCGCCACCGGCACCTGGACCGACGGCACCGTCACCCGCGGCGGGACGAAAGCCGCTGGCGGCACCGGTTACGGCGAGGGGTTCCCCGATGCGGGCCACGGGTCCGGCGCGTGGCTGGGGTTCGCGGCGGGCACCCGCGAGGTCAACGTGCGCGTCGGCGTCTCGTACGTCAGCGCCGCCAACGCGAAGGCCAACCTGGACGCGGAAAACCCGGCCGGCACCGCCTTCGAGGCACTGCGCGACAAAGCCGTGCAGGCGTGGAACACGCGGCTTTCGCAGATCGCGATCGAGGGCGGCACGACCGACCAGCGCACGGTGTTCTACACCGCGCTCTACCACGCGCTGATGACACCCAACGTCTTCAGCGACGTCAACGGGGAGTACCGCGGATTCGACCAGCAGGTCCACACGGTAACCGGGAAGCAGAAGGCGCAGTACGCCAATTTCTCCGGCTGGGACGTCTATCGTTCGCAGCTGCCGCTGGTGGCGTGGCTGGATCCCGGCATCGCCAGCGACATCGCACAAAGCCTGTACAACCAGGCACGACAGAACCACGGCGTGTGGGATCGCTGGACGCACAACAACGGCGGCACGCACGTGATGAACGGCGATCCGTCCGCCGCCGCGCTGGCAGGCATGTATGCCTTCGGGGCACGCGACTTCGATGCCGCCGGCGCACTCGCTTCGCTGGTGCATGCCGCCGATCACCCGACCGCGCTGGATACCTCACACGACGGCTGCGAGGTGGAGTGTGTCGGCCAGCGCCCCGGACTGGACGCCTGGCTGAAGCTGCATTACATACCGGTCGGCGCGCCCGCATGGGGACCCGCCGCGGACACGCTGGAGACCGTCGCGGCGGAATTCGGCATCGGCACACTGGCCGGGCGCCTGGGCGACGCGGCCACGGCGCAGCGGTTCATGGCGCGGGCACAGTACTGGCGCAACCTGTTCGACCCGAAGGCGACGCCGGAAGGCGGTTATATCCGCAACCGCAACGCGGACGGTAGCTGGGCCCTGGTGAAGGACGACGACGCCCAGCCACCCCACGCGTTCACACCATCCACCGAGGACGGCTTCGTCGAAGGCAGCGCCGCGCAGTACGTATGGATGGTGCCCTTCAACGTGGCCGGCTTGTTCGACGCCATGGGCGGCCGGGACAAGGCGCGTGCACGCCTGGACGCGTTCTTCTACCAGCCCGACGGCGCGTTCGCCGTCACCAAATCCGGCCCGCTGCATGCCGAACTGGACAACGAACCGTCCATCGGCACGCCCTGGCTGTACAACTTCGCCGGCCAGCCGTGGAAGACGCAGGAGCTGGTGCGCCGCGTGCTCGACACCCTCTGGCTCAATGAGCCCAAGGGCATTCCCGGCAACGACGACCTCGGCCAGATGTCATCCTGGTACGTATTTGCCGCGCTGGGCGTCTATCCGTCCATTCCCGGCCGCGCGGAAATGGTCGTGGGTAGCCCGCTGTTCACCCGCGCCACCATCCACCGCGCCGCTGGCAACATCGTGATCGAGGCGCCGGATGCCGGGCCGGGCAAGCCGTATGTCACGGCGTTGCGCGTCGACGGCAAGGCGTCGTTACGCGCTTGGCTGCCGGAGTCGTTCGCACTCAAGGGTGGCACGCTGCGGTTCGATCTCTCGGCCACACCGGACAAGGCCTGGGCCACCCGACCGGAGGATGCCCCGCCGTCGTTCGACGCGCCTCGCTGA
- a CDS encoding bestrophin family protein, translating to MILPGRAHVGHILRYVGKPLIWLLAWDVVVTAFWYVIHPRLTAEFPALPLTLLGSAVAVYLSFRNTTAYARWWEARTLWGAMVNASRTLAREAGTMLPDRSVGATVAHRQIAYVHALRMHLRRQAPWDELTPRLPADEIERLRHVTNLPNAIHARTGVLIADARPDPILLASLARTLSDISNAQGGMERIKNTPLPQQYATYPAIFTHGFCILLPLGLVETLGLYTPLGSTMAGFLFLALLQIGNDMQNPFENLEDDVPLTTLTRGIEIDLRDSLNEAHGLKPVQPENGILW from the coding sequence GTGATCCTCCCCGGCCGGGCCCATGTGGGGCACATCCTGCGTTACGTGGGCAAGCCGCTGATCTGGCTGCTGGCCTGGGATGTCGTGGTCACGGCATTCTGGTACGTGATCCATCCCCGGCTCACCGCGGAATTTCCGGCCCTGCCGCTCACCCTGCTCGGCTCCGCCGTCGCGGTGTACCTGAGCTTCCGCAACACCACGGCGTACGCGCGCTGGTGGGAGGCCCGCACCTTGTGGGGCGCGATGGTGAATGCCTCGCGCACCCTGGCCCGCGAAGCCGGCACCATGCTGCCGGATCGCAGCGTGGGTGCCACCGTGGCGCATCGCCAGATCGCCTATGTGCACGCGCTGCGCATGCATCTTCGCCGGCAGGCGCCGTGGGACGAGTTGACGCCGCGCCTGCCCGCCGACGAGATCGAACGGCTGCGCCACGTCACCAACTTGCCCAATGCCATCCACGCGCGCACGGGCGTGCTGATCGCCGACGCGCGCCCCGACCCGATCCTGCTGGCCAGCCTTGCACGCACTCTGTCGGACATATCCAACGCGCAAGGCGGCATGGAGCGGATCAAGAACACGCCGCTACCACAGCAGTACGCCACCTACCCCGCCATCTTCACCCACGGTTTCTGCATCCTGTTGCCGCTGGGCCTGGTCGAGACACTCGGCCTGTATACCCCGCTGGGTTCCACGATGGCCGGCTTCCTGTTCCTCGCATTGCTGCAGATCGGTAACGACATGCAGAACCCGTTCGAGAACCTGGAAGACGACGTACCGCTCACCACGCTCACCCGCGGCATCGAGATCGACCTGCGCGATTCGCTCAACGAAGCGCACGGGCTGAAACCGGTGCAGCCGGAGAACGGCATCCTCTGGTAA
- a CDS encoding carbonic anhydrase: MTQETPRNESLLGLLRGVEDFSDKVFPEPGNRKLFGELAEGQSPHTLFITCADSRVVPEMITQTQPGELFVCRNIGNIVPGYGEMLGGVSAVVEYAVAVLGVRHIVICGHTDCGAMKGLLNPESTRDLPTVEAWLRNAQAARSAVFARKLEGAEAMQAVIEENVRLQLTHLRTHPAVAAALANGTIALQGWVYGIGDGKVAVLDEDSLKFIPLAEAIQREHNA, from the coding sequence ATGACCCAGGAAACCCCACGTAACGAAAGCCTGCTCGGCCTTCTCCGCGGCGTCGAGGACTTCAGCGACAAGGTCTTCCCGGAACCGGGAAACCGCAAGCTTTTCGGCGAACTGGCCGAGGGCCAGAGCCCGCACACGCTTTTCATTACTTGTGCCGATTCCCGCGTCGTTCCAGAGATGATCACGCAGACCCAGCCGGGCGAGCTGTTCGTCTGCCGCAACATCGGCAACATCGTTCCCGGCTACGGCGAAATGCTCGGTGGCGTCTCCGCGGTGGTCGAGTACGCGGTGGCGGTGCTGGGCGTGCGCCACATCGTCATCTGCGGCCATACCGACTGCGGCGCGATGAAGGGCCTGCTCAACCCCGAATCCACCCGCGACCTGCCCACCGTGGAGGCCTGGCTGCGCAACGCGCAGGCCGCTCGGAGCGCCGTCTTCGCACGCAAGCTGGAAGGCGCCGAAGCGATGCAGGCCGTGATCGAGGAAAACGTCCGCCTCCAGCTCACCCATCTGCGCACCCACCCGGCCGTGGCCGCCGCGCTGGCCAACGGCACCATCGCCCTGCAGGGCTGGGTCTACGGCATCGGCGACGGCAAGGTGGCCGTGCTGGACGAAGACTCCCTCAAGTTCATCCCCCTGGCCGAGGCCATCCAGCGGGAACACAACGCGTGA
- the gcvP gene encoding aminomethyl-transferring glycine dehydrogenase translates to MSQKNSPSLRELENHGAFIERHIGPNDAEIDAMLAVVGHASLDALTDAIVPGSIKSPAPLSLPTAVTEEEALAKIRAIADRNTVFRSFIGQGYYGTLTPNVILRNVLENPAWYTAYTPYQAEISQGRMEALINFQTMVTDLTGMDISNASLLDEATAAAEAMTLAKRSAKSKSNVFFVSKDVHPQTLEVLRTRADGIGIELHVGADGDAGSVDSFGVLLQYPNTFGRINDYTALADATHARGGIVCVATDLLALTLIAAPGSWGADIVVGNTQRFGVPYGFGGPHAAYLACRDAYKRSMPGRLIGVSVDSEGKPAYRLTLQTREQHIRREKATSNICTAQVLLAVMASMYAVYHGPDGLARIARRTHRLTAILADVLGKAGVTVGNDFFDTLHITGVDAAALHAKAAKAGLNLRAIDAGSVGISLDETTTRADIAALAGVFGAELGDIDALDAATADALPSALLRDTAFLQHPVFNTHHSEHELLRYLRGLADKDLALDRTMIPLGSCTMKLNATAEMIPVTWPEFANIHPLAPADQAQGYKQLIDELEAMLVECTGYDSVSLQPNSGAQGEYAGLLAIRAYHRSRNEGHRDICLIPESAHGTNPASAQMCGMTVVVTRCDANGNVDVDDIRAKAEKYSDRLAAIMITYPSTHGVFEEDVVAICDVVHQNGGQVYTDGANMNALVGVAKPGKWGSDVSHLNLHKTFCIPHGGGGPGVGPCAVKSHLAPFLPRGFGNEGDVGMVSAATFGSASILPISWMYITLMGTEGLRKATQVALLNANYIARRLAPHYKTLYTGRNGLVAHECILDLRPLKDATGVGAEDVAKRLIDFGFHAPTLSFPVSGTLMVEPTESESQHELDRFIDAMIQIREEIAAVEDGRLDREDNPLRRAPHTAAMVTGTEWTHAYPRELAAFPLPSLKFSKYWPPVSRVDNVYGDKNVMCACIPIDAYKEDAEA, encoded by the coding sequence ATGAGCCAGAAAAACTCTCCGTCGCTGCGCGAACTCGAGAACCACGGTGCGTTCATCGAGCGTCACATCGGTCCGAACGATGCCGAGATCGACGCCATGCTGGCCGTGGTCGGCCACGCCAGCCTCGACGCCCTCACCGACGCCATCGTGCCGGGCTCGATCAAGTCGCCCGCGCCGCTGTCGCTGCCCACCGCTGTGACCGAAGAGGAAGCGCTGGCCAAGATCCGCGCCATCGCCGACCGCAACACGGTGTTCCGCAGCTTCATCGGCCAGGGCTACTACGGCACCCTCACGCCGAACGTCATCCTGCGCAACGTGCTGGAGAACCCGGCCTGGTACACGGCCTATACGCCGTACCAGGCTGAGATCTCGCAGGGCCGCATGGAGGCCCTGATCAACTTCCAGACCATGGTCACCGACCTGACCGGGATGGACATCTCCAACGCCTCGCTGCTGGACGAGGCCACGGCCGCGGCCGAGGCGATGACGCTGGCCAAGCGGTCCGCCAAGTCGAAGTCCAACGTGTTCTTCGTCTCGAAGGACGTCCATCCGCAGACGCTGGAAGTGCTGCGCACGCGCGCCGACGGCATCGGCATCGAACTGCATGTGGGCGCGGACGGCGACGCCGGTTCGGTCGACAGCTTCGGCGTGCTGCTGCAGTACCCCAACACCTTCGGGCGGATCAACGACTACACCGCGCTGGCCGACGCCACGCACGCACGCGGCGGCATCGTCTGCGTCGCCACCGACCTGCTTGCCCTCACCCTGATCGCCGCGCCCGGCAGCTGGGGCGCGGATATCGTGGTCGGCAACACGCAGCGGTTCGGCGTGCCCTACGGCTTCGGTGGCCCGCACGCGGCCTACCTCGCCTGTCGCGATGCCTATAAGCGCTCGATGCCGGGCCGCCTGATCGGCGTCTCCGTCGACAGCGAGGGCAAGCCGGCCTACCGCCTCACCCTGCAGACGCGCGAGCAGCACATCCGCCGCGAGAAGGCCACGTCCAACATCTGCACCGCGCAGGTGCTGCTCGCCGTCATGGCCAGCATGTATGCGGTCTATCACGGCCCAGACGGCCTGGCCCGCATCGCACGCCGCACGCACCGCCTCACCGCCATCCTCGCCGACGTGCTGGGCAAGGCCGGTGTCACGGTGGGCAACGATTTCTTCGACACGCTGCACATCACGGGCGTGGATGCCGCGGCATTGCACGCCAAGGCTGCGAAAGCCGGCCTCAACCTGCGCGCGATCGATGCGGGCAGCGTGGGCATCAGCCTCGACGAGACCACCACTCGCGCGGACATCGCGGCGCTGGCCGGCGTGTTCGGCGCAGAACTGGGTGACATCGACGCGCTGGATGCGGCCACGGCCGACGCGCTGCCGTCTGCCCTGCTTCGTGACACCGCCTTCCTGCAGCACCCGGTGTTCAACACCCACCACAGCGAGCACGAGCTGCTGCGTTACCTGCGTGGCCTGGCCGACAAGGACCTGGCGCTGGATCGCACCATGATCCCGCTGGGCTCGTGCACCATGAAGCTCAACGCCACCGCGGAGATGATCCCGGTGACGTGGCCGGAGTTCGCCAACATCCATCCGCTGGCCCCGGCCGACCAGGCCCAGGGCTACAAGCAGCTGATCGACGAACTGGAAGCGATGCTGGTGGAATGCACCGGCTACGACTCGGTCAGCCTGCAGCCCAATTCCGGTGCCCAGGGCGAATACGCCGGCCTGCTGGCCATCCGCGCGTACCACCGCTCGCGCAACGAGGGCCACCGCGACATCTGCCTCATCCCGGAATCCGCGCACGGCACCAATCCGGCCTCGGCCCAGATGTGTGGCATGACCGTGGTGGTCACCCGCTGCGACGCCAACGGCAACGTGGACGTCGACGATATCCGCGCCAAGGCCGAGAAGTACTCCGACCGGCTTGCCGCCATCATGATCACTTACCCCTCCACGCACGGCGTGTTCGAGGAAGACGTGGTCGCCATCTGCGACGTGGTGCACCAGAACGGCGGCCAGGTGTACACCGACGGTGCCAACATGAACGCGCTGGTCGGTGTGGCCAAGCCCGGCAAGTGGGGCTCGGACGTCTCGCACCTCAACCTGCACAAGACCTTCTGCATTCCCCACGGCGGCGGCGGCCCGGGCGTCGGCCCGTGTGCGGTCAAGTCGCACCTGGCGCCGTTCCTGCCCCGCGGCTTCGGCAACGAGGGCGACGTGGGCATGGTGAGCGCAGCCACGTTCGGTTCGGCATCCATCCTGCCGATCTCGTGGATGTACATCACGCTGATGGGCACCGAGGGCCTGCGCAAAGCGACCCAGGTCGCCCTGCTCAATGCAAATTACATCGCGCGTCGCCTGGCCCCGCACTACAAGACGCTGTACACCGGCCGCAACGGCCTTGTGGCGCACGAGTGCATCCTCGACCTGCGCCCGCTCAAGGACGCCACCGGCGTGGGCGCGGAAGACGTCGCCAAGCGCCTGATCGACTTCGGTTTCCATGCCCCGACCCTGAGCTTCCCGGTCTCCGGCACGCTGATGGTGGAGCCGACCGAAAGCGAATCGCAGCACGAGCTGGATCGCTTCATCGACGCCATGATCCAGATCCGTGAAGAGATCGCCGCAGTGGAAGATGGCCGTCTGGATCGCGAGGACAACCCGCTGCGCCGTGCCCCGCACACGGCCGCGATGGTCACGGGCACGGAGTGGACCCACGCCTACCCGCGCGAACTGGCTGCCTTCCCGCTGCCCTCGTTGAAGTTCAGCAAGTACTGGCCGCCGGTATCCCGCGTGGACAACGTGTACGGCGACAAGAACGTGATGTGCGCCTGCATCCCGATCGATGCCTACAAGGAAGACGCGGAGGCCTGA
- a CDS encoding TetR/AcrR family transcriptional regulator, translated as MVDSSSRPPRRERSLTRDRIIDAAIALLDSRGEGGLTFRALSERLATGPGALYGHIADKDDLLTAACDAIVARTLDPATDGTAHQATTPGDRIRAIALGMFDAIDRHPWVGTALGHSPGQLPGIRLLEALGTQIQALDVPPAAQWSTVLAVWSYILGVAGQNAANARYGQARGVDREAFLATIAATWTALDPAAYPFTRSMATALHAHDDRADYLAGIDLLLNGIRSRKDIIPGPGSV; from the coding sequence ATGGTCGATTCGTCCTCCCGCCCCCCGCGACGCGAACGCTCCCTCACCCGGGACCGCATCATCGACGCCGCCATTGCCTTGCTCGACAGCCGCGGCGAGGGCGGCCTCACCTTCCGGGCATTGTCCGAGCGCCTGGCGACCGGGCCCGGGGCCCTCTACGGGCATATCGCCGACAAGGACGACCTACTGACCGCGGCCTGCGACGCCATCGTCGCTCGCACGCTGGATCCCGCGACCGACGGCACAGCACATCAAGCAACGACACCCGGCGACAGGATTCGAGCCATCGCGCTGGGCATGTTCGACGCCATCGACCGGCACCCGTGGGTGGGCACCGCCCTGGGACACAGCCCGGGGCAGCTGCCAGGCATTCGCCTGCTGGAAGCGCTGGGTACGCAGATCCAGGCGTTAGACGTACCGCCGGCGGCGCAATGGTCCACCGTGCTTGCGGTATGGAGCTACATCCTCGGCGTGGCCGGGCAGAACGCCGCCAATGCACGCTACGGCCAGGCACGGGGAGTCGACCGCGAGGCCTTCCTGGCAACCATCGCAGCCACCTGGACCGCGCTGGACCCGGCCGCCTACCCCTTTACGCGCAGCATGGCCACGGCGTTGCACGCCCATGACGACCGTGCCGACTACCTGGCAGGGATCGATCTGCTCCTCAACGGTATACGGTCGCGAAAAGACATCATCCCTGGCCCCGGCTCTGTATAA